In the genome of Chroococcidiopsis sp. TS-821, the window GCGCATTTAAGCCACTGCACTTCAGTCCTTGCTCTAATAATTCAATTCCTCGCTGCCAAGAACCCGCTTCAACGTACAATGCACCCAGCTTGCTACATACATACGGATCGTTGGGATGCGCGGTAAAAAAGCTTTCCATTGCGGCTTGTGCTTGGGCAAACTTATTTTTTTGGGCGATCGCACCGCGTTGATATCCTTCGTGCCATATTGCCACATTGGGTAAATAACCAACTTGCCATTGAGGTTCTTTGCTCATAATCCGAGCCACGCTATCATCGACTAACGCGTGATATGGACGCGAAAAGCAAAGATTTGGGTGACGCCGAAATAAGCGTGAAACTTGCGAGTAAGGAGATTGGGCTGCACCGACTTCTTGTCGCAACAAGTTAATTAGCAAAAAGCGATTGTGTTGGATTGCTTGCTTTAGCGAAGGGATAATCTCTGGGACTAATACTTCATCTGCGTCTAACACAAGTACCCAATCGGTGCGGACATACTTTAAAGACTCATTGCGTGCTTTAGCAAAGTCATTACACCACTCGTATGTATAAACCCTTGCACCGAATTCTTGCGCAACATCAGGCGTGCGATCGCTTGAACCTGTGTCTAGAACAACAATTTCATCAACGACACCCTGAACGCTCTTAAGGCACTGAGGTAGTGTTTGTTCTTCATTTTTCACAATCATGCACAAACTCAGTTGCATTTTCTTTGCACCATACAGATCGCAAATGTGGCAATATTAACTTAGTATGGCTGCCAGCAGTGAGTTGTTGTTATCCAGCCCATAGTTGTTAACTTGTCTTTCCACCTTATATCTACTAGCAAAAAAGCTCCTTGCAGTTTATAACCATAAAGGAGCTGTAAAATTGATTTGATCGCTACTAATAATACTTACACAACGATTAACGGCAAAGCTAATCACAGAAATAATTGGGGATTGAGTTCAACCCCCAAACATCAATTAATTGTTACCACATAACGCAAACAAGATACCTGTAGAGAGATTTTTACTTTCTCAAAGCGTGGTATTGCTACGCCTTAATTAAAGACTAGGCGGTAACAAGACTCTGTCAATCGCGTGGATAATGCCATTGCTAGCTTCAATGTCTGGCTGAACAACTCTCGCATCATTGACTGTTACCCCATCTGCCGAAGTTTTAACGTTGACTGCTTCACCTTCAATAGTTTTCACCTCTCCTGGCTGCAGTTGGTTTGATTGAACGCGCGCGGGAACCACATGATATGTTAAGATTTGTACCAAAAGCTGGCGATTTTCTGGTCTTAACAATTCCTGAAGTGCGTCTTGTGGTAAAGCTGCAAAAGCTTCGTCCGTAGGTGCAAAGACAGTAAATGGTCCGGCTCCTGACAAAGTCTCAGTTAACCCTGCGGCTTGCAATGCTGTTGTCAAGGTTCTGAAAGAACTATTTGCAGCAGCTAAAGCGACTATGTTGTTAGCTGCTCCTGGAGTTTCCCCTTGGGGAGGTGTTGTAGGTGCTGTAGGTGGCGTTACTGGTGCGGGTGCGGTTGGTGGCGCGGGCGTTACTGGAGGTGTCGTACCTGGAGTTGTACCTGGAGTTCGATTATAAGGAGGCTCATTGAAGATACT includes:
- a CDS encoding tetratricopeptide repeat protein — its product is MQLSLCMIVKNEEQTLPQCLKSVQGVVDEIVVLDTGSSDRTPDVAQEFGARVYTYEWCNDFAKARNESLKYVRTDWVLVLDADEVLVPEIIPSLKQAIQHNRFLLINLLRQEVGAAQSPYSQVSRLFRRHPNLCFSRPYHALVDDSVARIMSKEPQWQVGYLPNVAIWHEGYQRGAIAQKNKFAQAQAAMESFFTAHPNDPYVCSKLGALYVEAGSWQRGIELLEQGLKCSGLNAQILYELHYHLGIAYSRLQQIQKAIAHYQAAIGLSIYPLLKLGAYNNLGNLKRATGDLNGAKLAYEIALQIDPKFAAGHYNLGMTLKAMGLLNEAIAKYQQAIALNPKYAEAYQNLGVVLLKLGKLNDSLAAFRQAIALHETQNPVEADKLRQGLAEMGFSV
- a CDS encoding fasciclin domain-containing protein codes for the protein MMKKHTQSNPCKRLVTLLGIVGASLAASFPLVAQGQGVLNPRPSIFNEPPYNRTPGTTPGTTPPVTPAPPTAPAPVTPPTAPTTPPQGETPGAANNIVALAAANSSFRTLTTALQAAGLTETLSGAGPFTVFAPTDEAFAALPQDALQELLRPENRQLLVQILTYHVVPARVQSNQLQPGEVKTIEGEAVNVKTSADGVTVNDARVVQPDIEASNGIIHAIDRVLLPPSL